Proteins encoded within one genomic window of Salvelinus fontinalis isolate EN_2023a unplaced genomic scaffold, ASM2944872v1 scaffold_0155, whole genome shotgun sequence:
- the LOC129843528 gene encoding exosome complex component RRP45-like — MRDTPLSNCERDFLLKAIEEKKRLDGRQTYDYRSIKISFGTDYGCCFVDLGKTRIMAQVSCELITPKENRPNEGIMFFNIELSPMASPSFEMGRQSELLVKLNRQLERCLRNSKCIDTESLCVVSGEKVWQIRVDVHLLNHDGNLMDAASIAAIAALCHFRRPDVGIQGEEVTVYSTEERDPLPLSIYHMPICVSFSFFQQGTYLLVDPCEREERVMDGLLMIAMNKHREICSIQSSGGIMLLKDQVLRCSKIASVKVSEITELINKALANDKKARKTGGKFGFAESLPQERITALKTDVSPVEMSDVKEKANEIVQRAEVPPQTVPSPVLTAPGTGQVGEGIENSWGLEEEEEEEEEEETMELEEGHEEKERGDVVVISNSDSEEEDVVILNQVTTKEKASSSNQQGAVASKQQKKKKRK, encoded by the exons ATGAGAGATACACCGTTATCAAACTGCGAGCGAGACTTTTTACTAAAAGCTATTGAAGAAAAAAAG CGTTTGGATGGGAGACAGACCTATGACTACAGGAGCATCAAGATCTCGTTCGGGACAGATTATGGTTGCTGCTTTGTTGACCTGGGGAAGACGAG GATCATGGCCCAGGTGTCCTGTGAGCTCATTACTCCGAAAGAGAACCGACCGAATGAAGGAATCATGTTCTTCAACATTGAGCTGTCTCCCATGGCTTCACCGTCATTTGAGATGGGCAG gcaGTCAGAGCTGTTGGTGAAGCTGAACAGACAGTTGGAGAGATGCCTCAGGAACTCCAAGTGTATAGAcacagagtctctgtgtgtggtgtctggagagaag GTGTGGCAGATTAGGGTGGACGTCCACTTGCTGAACCACGATGGTAACCTGATGGacgctgccagcattgctgccaTCGCGGCCCTCTGTCACTTCAGACGGCCCGATGTGGGCATCCAGGGAGAGGAAGTCACTGtg tacagtacagaggagagagaccccCTTCCCCTTAGCATCTACCACATGCCCATCTGTGTTAGTTTCTCCTTCTTCCAACAAGG gaCCTACCTGTTGGTTGACCCGTGTGAGCGTGAGGAGCGTGTGATGGACGGCCTTCTGATGATAGCCatgaacaaacacagagagatcTGCTCCATCCAGTCTAGTGGAGGCATCATGCTGCTCAAAGACCAG GTCCTCAGGTGCAGTAAGATCGCTAGTGTCAAAGTGTCAGAGATCACAGAGCTAATCAACAAAGCCTTGGCGAACGACAAGAAGGCCAG AAAAACTGGGGGTAAGTTTGGCTTCGCAGAGTCGTTGCCCCAGGAGCGAATCACAGCGCTGAAAACAGACGTGTCACCTGTGGAAATGAGTGACGTCAAGGAGAAGGCCAATGAGATCGTCCAGAGAGCTGAGGTCCCACCCCAAAC CGTTCCCTCTCCAGTGTTAACTGCTCCAGGTACAGGCCAGGTGGGGGAGGGGATAGAGAACTCCTGGGgtctggaggaagaggaagaggaggaggaggaagaagagaccATGGAGTTGGAAGAGGGACATGAGGAAAAGGAGAGAG GTGACGTGGTGGTCATCTCAAACAGTGACAGCGAGGAGGAGGACGTTGTCATCTTGAACCAGGTGACAACAAA GGAGAAGGCCTCGAGCTCTAACCAACAGGGGGCAGTAGCTTCCAAGCAGCAGAAAAAGAAGAAGAGGAagtga